From the genome of Phreatobacter cathodiphilus, one region includes:
- the ssb gene encoding single-stranded DNA-binding protein: MAGSVNKVILIGNLGRDPEIRRLNNGEQVCNLRLATTETWRDKASGERKERTEWHQVVIFNENLTRVAEQYLKKGSKVYVEGQLQTRKWTDQSGVEKYSTEVVLQRFRGEMVLLDSRGGGGGGGSGADYGDESFGGSGGFGGGAIEGRSGGGRSEAPRRSAAPAGGRPMDDDEIPF; encoded by the coding sequence ATGGCAGGCAGCGTCAACAAGGTCATCCTGATCGGCAATCTGGGCCGCGACCCCGAAATCCGCCGGCTGAACAACGGGGAGCAGGTCTGCAACCTGCGCCTCGCCACCACCGAGACATGGCGCGACAAGGCGTCGGGCGAGCGCAAGGAGCGCACCGAGTGGCATCAGGTGGTGATCTTCAACGAGAACCTCACGCGCGTGGCCGAGCAGTACCTGAAGAAGGGCTCCAAGGTTTATGTCGAGGGCCAGTTGCAGACCCGCAAATGGACCGACCAGTCGGGCGTCGAGAAATATTCCACCGAGGTGGTGCTGCAGCGGTTCCGCGGCGAAATGGTTCTGCTCGACAGCCGCGGCGGTGGTGGCGGCGGGGGCAGCGGCGCCGATTACGGTGACGAGAGCTTCGGCGGCTCCGGCGGCTTCGGCGGCGGCGCCATCGAGGGTCGCTCCGGCGGGGGGCGATCGGAAGCGCCGCGGCGGTCCGCTGCGCCTGCGGGCGGCCGCCCGATGGACGACGACGAAATTCCGTTCTGA
- a CDS encoding GNAT family N-acetyltransferase, whose product MASHATGAGAVRLRRAEAGDLPFVLTTEGMPHNALRISRWPRERHEACLADPDFAYWLALGDDGAPLGYAILKGLTDRNGNVALQRISVAAPGQGTGRAFLIGLVELAFTQTACHRFWLDVFTDNPVARALYAGLGLVEEGVMRESVVRADGRRASLAVMSILRPEWQARQAGCQASAGRPE is encoded by the coding sequence ATGGCCTCCCACGCCACCGGGGCGGGAGCGGTGCGCCTACGGCGGGCCGAGGCCGGTGATCTGCCCTTCGTCCTCACGACGGAGGGCATGCCGCACAACGCCCTGCGCATCAGCCGGTGGCCGCGCGAGCGTCACGAGGCCTGTCTCGCCGACCCGGACTTCGCCTATTGGCTGGCCCTGGGCGATGACGGCGCGCCGCTCGGCTATGCCATCCTGAAGGGCCTGACGGATCGCAACGGCAACGTCGCGCTCCAGCGCATCTCGGTGGCGGCGCCGGGGCAGGGGACGGGCCGCGCCTTCCTGATCGGACTCGTCGAGCTGGCCTTCACACAGACGGCCTGCCACCGCTTCTGGCTCGACGTCTTCACCGACAATCCGGTCGCCCGCGCCCTCTATGCCGGCCTCGGCCTCGTCGAGGAGGGCGTGATGCGCGAGAGCGTCGTCAGGGCCGACGGCCGTAGGGCGAGCCTCGCGGTCATGTCCATCCTCCGCCCGGAATGGCAGGCGCGTCAGGCCGGCTGCCAGGCTTCGGCAGGGCGGCCCGAATAG
- a CDS encoding DUF2306 domain-containing protein, which produces MTLEPLLGAPLAIQLHAVAALSLIPLTVVQLGRRKSGAWHRRIGWVWVVMMTFTAVSSFWIHGNKTIGPFSTIHLLSVATLVTLAYAIVARRSGHMRGHRLGMLGVAAGWAGAGLFTLLPYRIMGQVVFGG; this is translated from the coding sequence ATGACCCTCGAACCACTGCTCGGTGCGCCTCTCGCCATCCAGCTTCACGCCGTCGCCGCCCTTTCGCTGATCCCGCTAACGGTCGTCCAACTGGGGCGCCGCAAGAGTGGCGCTTGGCATCGGCGCATCGGCTGGGTCTGGGTGGTGATGATGACCTTCACCGCCGTGTCCTCGTTCTGGATTCACGGGAACAAGACGATCGGTCCCTTCAGCACCATCCACCTCCTGTCGGTGGCGACGCTCGTGACCCTCGCCTATGCGATTGTCGCGCGCCGGTCCGGCCACATGCGCGGCCATCGCCTGGGCATGCTGGGCGTGGCGGCAGGATGGGCCGGGGCAGGGCTCTTCACCCTGCTGCCCTACCGCATCATGGGACAGGTGGTCTTCGGCGGCTGA
- a CDS encoding MarC family protein: MTVEFLTSALVTMFVIVEPFALVPIFLAVTQGFSAAQRRQVAWRACLIAFLILSACAFFGDWLLRKLGISLPAFRIAGGLLVFWIAFEMVFGLRAGRKSETAREAIDKEHIVNVAAFPMAIPLLAGPGAITATLLLAGQASGSPATMAALIAVLAVVVLVSWACLSMAEAVNALLGTLGNAVVSRLLGIILAALAVQFVMDGVRAALRA; encoded by the coding sequence ATGACCGTCGAATTCCTCACCAGCGCGCTCGTCACGATGTTCGTGATCGTCGAGCCCTTCGCCCTCGTGCCGATCTTCCTGGCGGTCACCCAGGGCTTCTCGGCGGCGCAGCGGCGCCAGGTGGCCTGGCGCGCCTGTCTCATCGCCTTCCTGATCCTCTCGGCCTGCGCCTTCTTCGGCGACTGGCTGCTGCGCAAGCTCGGCATTTCCCTGCCGGCCTTCCGCATCGCCGGCGGCCTGCTGGTGTTCTGGATCGCCTTCGAAATGGTCTTCGGCCTGCGCGCGGGCCGCAAGAGCGAGACGGCGCGCGAGGCCATCGACAAGGAGCATATCGTCAACGTCGCCGCATTCCCGATGGCGATTCCGCTGCTGGCGGGGCCGGGCGCCATCACCGCCACGCTGCTCCTGGCCGGTCAGGCCTCTGGCAGTCCGGCGACCATGGCGGCGCTGATCGCCGTGCTGGCCGTTGTCGTTCTGGTCTCCTGGGCCTGCCTCAGCATGGCGGAGGCGGTCAACGCGCTGCTCGGCACGCTCGGCAACGCGGTGGTGTCGCGCCTTCTCGGCATCATCCTCGCGGCCCTGGCGGTGCAGTTCGTGATGGACGGCGTCAGGGCGGCGCTGAGGGCCTGA
- the gyrA gene encoding DNA gyrase subunit A, translating to MADDDDKTPAGATPSDPTEIRPISITDEMRRSYLDYAMSVIVSRALPDARDGLKPVHRRILYSMHENGYEWNKPYRKSARVVGDVIGKYHPHGDQSVYDALVRMAQDFSMRVELIDGQGNFGSVDGDPPAAMRYTEVRLEKIADQLVSDLDKQTVDFQDNYDNSEREPKVLPAKFPNLLVNGGGGIAVGMATNIPPHNLGEVIDACIATIERPDIEVEELMDYVPGPDFPTAGIILGRTGIRQAYLTGRGSVVMRARTSMETVRREREAIIVTEIPYQVNKAQMLERLAELVREKRVEGIAEFRDESDREGMRIVIELKRDAVADVVLNRLFRFTALQQSFGCNFVALNGGRPEVMNLKDLIVTFIAFREEVVSRRTKFLLGKARDRAHVLCGLAIAVANIDEMIRIIRTSADPASAREALMGRDWDAHDIAPLIRLVDDPRHPLNEDGTYRLSETQARAILDLPLRRLTALGRDEIGDELKTLSEEILDYLDILRSRARIMQIITDELKAVRDEFATPRKTEIVDGVGEFEDEDLIAREDMVVTVSHAGYVKRVPLSTYRAQRRGGKGRSGMQTKDEDFVTRLFVANTHTPILFFSSKGQVYKMKVWRLPLAAPQARGKAFVNILPLDQDERITTILPLPEDETTWGELDAMFATTRGTVRRNKLSDFVQVNRGGKIAMKLDEGEGIVGVGVCTEADDVLLTTAQGQCIRFAVPEVRVFKGRDSMGVRGISLAEDDRIISMAILRHFDATSEERSAYLKMRRAIAGEAAAGEDQGEDEETNGSGELASERYAEMSAAEQVVLTISENGYGKRTSSFEYRITGRGGKGIVAMAVNERNGRLVASFPVEDRDQIMLVTDGGQLIRCPVAGIRVAGRGTQGVIVFDTDETEKVVSVEHISDEGEEEGDLPETEGGEAAES from the coding sequence TTGGCAGACGACGACGACAAGACGCCGGCGGGCGCGACGCCCTCCGACCCGACCGAAATTCGCCCGATCTCGATCACCGACGAGATGCGGCGGTCCTATCTCGACTATGCGATGAGCGTCATCGTCAGCCGCGCCCTGCCGGACGCGCGCGACGGCCTGAAGCCGGTTCACCGGCGCATCCTCTATTCGATGCACGAGAACGGCTACGAGTGGAACAAGCCCTACCGCAAGTCGGCCCGCGTCGTCGGCGACGTCATCGGTAAATACCATCCCCACGGCGACCAGTCGGTCTACGACGCCCTGGTGCGCATGGCGCAGGACTTCTCCATGCGCGTCGAGCTGATCGACGGACAGGGCAATTTCGGCTCGGTCGACGGCGATCCGCCGGCGGCCATGCGCTACACCGAGGTGCGGCTCGAGAAGATCGCCGACCAGCTCGTCTCCGACCTCGACAAGCAGACCGTCGACTTCCAGGACAACTACGACAATTCCGAGCGGGAGCCGAAGGTGCTCCCCGCCAAGTTCCCGAACCTGCTGGTCAACGGCGGCGGCGGCATCGCCGTCGGCATGGCGACCAACATCCCGCCGCACAATCTCGGCGAGGTCATCGACGCCTGCATCGCCACCATCGAGCGGCCGGACATCGAGGTCGAGGAGCTGATGGACTACGTTCCGGGGCCGGATTTTCCGACCGCCGGCATCATCCTCGGCCGCACCGGCATCCGCCAGGCCTACCTGACCGGCCGCGGCTCGGTGGTCATGCGCGCCCGCACCTCCATGGAGACGGTGCGCCGCGAGCGCGAGGCGATCATCGTCACCGAGATCCCCTACCAGGTAAACAAGGCGCAGATGCTGGAGCGCCTGGCCGAGCTGGTGCGCGAGAAGCGCGTCGAGGGCATCGCCGAATTCCGCGACGAGAGCGACCGCGAGGGCATGCGCATCGTCATCGAGCTGAAGCGCGACGCCGTGGCCGACGTCGTGCTCAACCGGCTCTTCCGCTTCACCGCCCTGCAGCAGAGCTTCGGCTGCAACTTCGTCGCACTGAACGGCGGCCGTCCCGAGGTGATGAACCTCAAGGACCTCATCGTCACCTTCATCGCCTTCCGCGAGGAGGTCGTCTCCCGTCGCACCAAGTTCCTGCTCGGCAAGGCGCGCGACCGCGCCCATGTGCTGTGCGGCCTCGCCATCGCGGTGGCCAATATCGACGAGATGATCCGCATCATCCGCACCTCGGCCGACCCCGCATCCGCCCGCGAGGCGCTGATGGGCCGCGACTGGGACGCGCACGACATCGCCCCGCTGATCCGGCTCGTCGACGATCCGCGCCACCCGCTCAACGAGGACGGCACCTACCGCCTCTCCGAGACCCAGGCGCGCGCCATCCTCGACCTGCCGCTGCGCCGCCTCACGGCCCTCGGCCGCGACGAGATCGGCGACGAGCTGAAGACCCTGTCCGAGGAGATCCTCGACTATCTCGACATCCTGCGCTCGCGCGCCCGCATCATGCAGATCATCACCGACGAGCTGAAGGCGGTGCGGGACGAGTTCGCCACCCCGCGCAAGACCGAGATCGTCGACGGCGTCGGCGAGTTCGAGGACGAGGACCTCATCGCCCGCGAGGACATGGTGGTCACCGTGTCCCATGCCGGCTACGTCAAGCGCGTGCCGCTCTCGACCTACCGGGCCCAGCGCCGCGGCGGCAAGGGCCGCTCCGGCATGCAGACGAAGGACGAGGATTTCGTCACCCGCCTATTCGTCGCCAACACCCACACGCCGATCCTGTTCTTCTCCTCAAAGGGACAGGTCTACAAGATGAAGGTCTGGCGCCTGCCGCTCGCGGCGCCCCAGGCCCGCGGCAAGGCCTTCGTCAACATCCTCCCCCTCGACCAGGACGAGCGCATCACCACCATCCTGCCGCTGCCCGAGGACGAGACGACCTGGGGCGAGCTCGACGCCATGTTCGCCACCACCCGCGGCACGGTCCGGCGCAACAAGCTGTCGGATTTCGTCCAGGTGAACCGCGGCGGCAAGATCGCCATGAAGCTCGACGAGGGCGAGGGCATCGTCGGTGTCGGCGTCTGCACCGAGGCCGACGACGTGCTGCTCACCACCGCGCAGGGCCAGTGCATCCGCTTCGCCGTGCCGGAGGTGCGCGTCTTCAAGGGCCGCGATTCCATGGGCGTGCGCGGCATTTCCCTGGCCGAGGACGACCGCATCATCTCCATGGCCATCCTGCGCCATTTCGACGCGACCTCCGAGGAGCGCTCGGCCTACTTGAAGATGCGCCGCGCCATCGCCGGCGAGGCGGCGGCCGGCGAGGACCAGGGCGAGGACGAGGAGACCAACGGCTCCGGCGAACTCGCCTCGGAGCGCTACGCCGAAATGTCGGCGGCCGAGCAGGTGGTGCTCACCATCTCCGAGAACGGCTACGGCAAGCGCACCTCGTCCTTCGAGTACCGCATCACCGGCCGCGGCGGCAAAGGCATCGTCGCCATGGCGGTGAACGAGCGCAACGGGCGCCTGGTCGCCTCCTTCCCCGTGGAGGACCGCGATCAGATCATGCTGGTGACCGACGGCGGGCAGCTCATCCGCTGCCCGGTGGCCGGCATCCGGGTCGCCGGCCGCGGCACCCAGGGCGTGATCGTCTTCGACACCGACGAGACCGAAAAGGTCGTCTCGGTCGAGCACATCTCCGACGAGGGCGAGGAGGAGGGCGACCTTCCCGAGACCGAGGGCGGCGAGGCCGCGGAGAGCTGA
- a CDS encoding M20 family metallopeptidase, producing MTTPTETRITEWLAAHKEAMVDLLREVVDIDSGSYDKAGVDAVGARFERFFEEHGISAWREHHDLYGDAIHALVAEPGSNEKPVLLMGHRDTVFPKGEVSRRPFSIEGGRAYGPGVADMKAGLVMNVFVAAAFKALGGMPCPIRVLITSDEEIASPSSRPIIEREGRAARAVYNSEPGRPSGNVTTGRKGGVFMRFDVYGKAAHSGGNFTSGVSAIGELAHKIVQIHALTDLAKGITLNVGLVSGGQSVNTTAPHAEGQIDLRYIDPADRARTLAAIQRIIDTPTVAGTTAKLEIKGEFLPVVQTPEAKAIFTAYQSAARDAGLATLDGEFSGGCADSGFTASVGTPTICGVGPVGGNAHTVEEYLEIDSIVPRAQALALAILRTQVD from the coding sequence ATGACCACACCAACCGAAACCCGCATCACCGAGTGGCTCGCCGCGCATAAGGAGGCCATGGTCGACCTGCTGCGCGAGGTCGTGGATATCGATTCAGGCTCCTACGACAAGGCGGGCGTCGACGCCGTGGGCGCGCGCTTCGAGCGCTTCTTCGAGGAACACGGCATCTCCGCCTGGCGCGAGCACCACGACCTCTATGGCGACGCGATCCATGCGCTGGTCGCCGAACCCGGTTCAAACGAGAAGCCGGTTCTGCTGATGGGCCATAGGGATACGGTCTTTCCTAAAGGCGAAGTGTCAAGGCGCCCCTTCAGCATCGAAGGCGGCCGCGCCTATGGTCCCGGCGTCGCCGACATGAAGGCCGGCCTCGTGATGAACGTCTTCGTCGCCGCCGCCTTCAAGGCGCTCGGCGGCATGCCCTGCCCGATCCGCGTTCTCATCACCTCCGACGAGGAAATCGCCTCGCCCTCGTCGCGGCCGATCATCGAGCGGGAGGGCCGCGCCGCCCGCGCGGTGTATAATTCCGAGCCCGGGCGCCCCTCGGGCAACGTCACGACGGGTCGCAAGGGCGGCGTCTTCATGCGCTTCGACGTCTACGGCAAGGCGGCTCATTCCGGAGGCAATTTCACCAGCGGCGTCAGTGCCATCGGCGAGCTTGCTCACAAGATCGTCCAGATTCACGCGCTGACCGATCTCGCTAAGGGCATCACCCTCAACGTCGGTCTCGTCTCGGGCGGCCAGTCCGTCAACACGACGGCGCCTCATGCCGAGGGCCAGATCGACCTGCGCTACATCGACCCGGCCGACCGGGCACGCACCCTCGCCGCGATCCAGCGGATCATCGACACACCGACGGTGGCCGGCACGACCGCCAAGCTGGAGATCAAGGGCGAGTTCCTGCCGGTGGTTCAGACGCCGGAGGCCAAGGCCATCTTCACCGCCTATCAGTCCGCCGCGCGCGATGCGGGCCTCGCCACGCTCGACGGCGAGTTCTCCGGCGGCTGCGCCGATTCCGGTTTCACCGCGAGCGTCGGCACGCCGACCATCTGCGGCGTCGGCCCGGTCGGCGGCAATGCCCATACGGTGGAGGAATATCTGGAGATCGACAGCATCGTGCCGCGCGCCCAGGCGCTGGCCCTAGCCATCCTCAGGACGCAGGTGGACTGA
- the coaD gene encoding pantetheine-phosphate adenylyltransferase yields the protein MTKRIALYTGSFDPVTNGHLDVIRHACRLADELVVGVGVHPGKAPMFSADERLSLLDAVCAPIAAAEDCEFRTITFDDLAVWAAQRVGASLFIRGLRDGTDLDYEMQMAGMNAQMAPGVQTIFLPASPTVRPITATLVRQIALMGGDVTSFVPPAVAQALAAKVQRRA from the coding sequence ATGACGAAACGCATCGCCCTCTACACGGGTTCGTTCGATCCGGTCACCAACGGCCATCTCGACGTCATCCGCCATGCCTGCCGTCTGGCTGATGAGCTGGTGGTGGGCGTCGGCGTCCATCCGGGCAAGGCACCGATGTTCTCCGCCGATGAGCGCCTTTCGCTGCTCGACGCGGTCTGCGCGCCGATAGCCGCCGCTGAGGACTGCGAGTTCCGGACCATCACCTTCGACGACCTCGCGGTCTGGGCGGCCCAGCGCGTCGGCGCCAGCCTCTTCATCCGCGGCCTGCGCGACGGCACCGATCTCGACTACGAGATGCAGATGGCGGGCATGAACGCGCAGATGGCGCCGGGCGTGCAGACCATCTTTCTCCCCGCATCGCCTACGGTTCGCCCCATCACCGCCACGCTCGTCCGCCAGATCGCGCTGATGGGAGGCGACGTGACCTCTTTCGTGCCCCCCGCCGTGGCCCAGGCGCTCGCCGCCAAGGTCCAGCGCCGCGCCTGA
- a CDS encoding peptidylprolyl isomerase — translation MKRRTFLASSLALAAAGPAAAQAIRLPAGADPENTLVIELKDGPVIIRLRPDLAPKHVERIKTLARQGFYNGIVFHRVIEGFMAQTGDPQGTGMGGSPLPNLPAEFSREPFVRGTLGMARSQSPNSANSQFFIMFAEGSFLNGQYTVFGNVVSGMEAVDKIKRGNPAANGTVTQPDRMVRVRVAADIR, via the coding sequence GTGAAGCGCCGCACCTTCCTCGCCAGTTCGCTGGCCCTCGCCGCCGCCGGCCCCGCCGCCGCCCAGGCGATCCGCCTTCCCGCCGGCGCCGACCCGGAGAACACGCTCGTCATCGAGCTGAAGGACGGGCCGGTCATCATCCGCCTGCGCCCCGACCTCGCGCCCAAGCACGTCGAGCGCATCAAGACGCTCGCCCGCCAGGGCTTCTACAACGGCATCGTCTTCCACCGCGTCATCGAGGGCTTCATGGCCCAGACCGGCGATCCCCAGGGCACCGGCATGGGCGGGTCGCCCCTGCCGAACCTGCCGGCGGAGTTCTCGCGCGAGCCCTTCGTGCGCGGCACTCTCGGCATGGCCCGCTCGCAGAGCCCCAACTCGGCCAATTCGCAGTTCTTCATCATGTTCGCCGAGGGCTCGTTCCTCAACGGCCAGTACACCGTCTTCGGCAACGTCGTCTCCGGCATGGAGGCGGTCGACAAGATCAAGCGCGGCAATCCCGCCGCAAACGGCACCGTGACCCAGCCGGACCGCATGGTCCGTGTCCGCGTCGCCGCCGACATCCGCTGA
- a CDS encoding peptidylprolyl isomerase, with product MALDPENTMILETTKGRVVIAMRPDLAPGHVDHIKKLVREGFYDGIVFHRVIDGFMAQTGCPHGTGTGGSKYPDLKAEFNAEPHVRGITSMARAQNPNSANSQFFICFDDARFLDKQYTVWGKVVDGMENVDGIKRGEPVRDPDKIVVAKIAADDTATYGEVVAKL from the coding sequence ATGGCCCTCGATCCCGAAAACACCATGATCCTGGAGACGACCAAGGGTCGTGTCGTCATCGCCATGCGCCCGGACCTCGCCCCCGGCCACGTCGACCACATCAAGAAGCTCGTCCGCGAGGGCTTCTATGACGGCATCGTTTTCCACCGCGTCATCGACGGCTTCATGGCCCAGACCGGCTGCCCCCACGGCACAGGTACCGGCGGCTCGAAGTACCCGGACCTGAAGGCGGAGTTCAACGCCGAGCCCCACGTGCGCGGCATCACCTCCATGGCCCGCGCCCAGAACCCGAACTCGGCCAACTCGCAGTTCTTCATCTGCTTCGACGACGCCCGCTTCCTCGACAAGCAGTACACGGTCTGGGGCAAGGTCGTGGACGGCATGGAGAACGTCGACGGCATCAAGCGCGGCGAGCCGGTGCGTGATCCCGACAAGATCGTCGTCGCCAAGATCGCCGCCGACGACACCGCGACCTATGGCGAGGTCGTCGCCAAGCTCTGA
- the queA gene encoding tRNA preQ1(34) S-adenosylmethionine ribosyltransferase-isomerase QueA encodes MRVDLFDFDLPADRIALRPASPRDAARLMVVRPGAEIGDRVVRDLPEILRPGDALVFNDTRVIPAQLEGVRERAGQVASISATLHRRLAPDRWLAFVRGAKKLRPGDLVRFGETPEACLLSGLHATIVSKDDDGVVLEFEFAGAYLDEAVARVGHIPLPPYIASKRREDAQDRADYQTVYARDEGSVAAPTAGLHFTPDLLDRLKARGVSLHFLTLHVGAGTFLPVKSDDTADHRMHPEYGLVTAETATALNTVRAAGGRIVAVGTTSLRLLESAASEDGTIRPFAAETSIFITPGYRFRAVDVLMTNFHLPRSTLFMLVSAFAGLDTMRAAYARAIATGYRFYSYGDGSLLFREDAR; translated from the coding sequence ATGCGCGTCGACCTCTTCGATTTCGACCTGCCTGCCGACCGCATCGCGCTGAGGCCCGCGAGCCCTCGCGATGCCGCGCGGCTCATGGTGGTGCGGCCGGGAGCGGAGATCGGCGATCGCGTCGTGCGCGATCTCCCCGAAATCCTGCGCCCGGGCGACGCCCTCGTCTTCAACGACACGCGCGTCATCCCGGCCCAGCTCGAGGGCGTGCGGGAGCGGGCAGGGCAGGTGGCCTCCATCTCCGCGACGCTTCATCGCCGCCTCGCCCCCGACCGATGGCTCGCCTTCGTCAGGGGCGCGAAGAAGCTCCGGCCGGGCGATCTCGTCCGCTTCGGCGAGACGCCCGAGGCCTGTCTGCTCTCCGGGCTCCACGCCACCATCGTCTCCAAGGACGACGACGGTGTGGTGCTGGAGTTTGAATTCGCCGGCGCCTATCTCGACGAGGCCGTCGCCCGCGTCGGCCACATCCCGTTGCCGCCCTACATCGCCTCGAAGCGGCGGGAGGACGCGCAGGACCGCGCCGACTACCAGACGGTCTATGCCCGCGACGAAGGCTCGGTCGCGGCCCCCACCGCCGGTCTCCACTTCACCCCCGACCTCCTCGACCGCCTGAAGGCGCGGGGGGTGAGCCTCCACTTCCTCACCCTGCATGTCGGCGCCGGCACCTTCCTGCCGGTGAAGAGCGACGACACGGCCGACCACCGCATGCACCCTGAATATGGGCTGGTGACGGCCGAGACCGCGACTGCGCTCAACACGGTTCGCGCCGCCGGCGGGCGTATCGTCGCCGTCGGCACGACATCGCTCAGGCTGCTGGAGAGCGCCGCGTCCGAGGACGGCACGATCCGTCCCTTCGCCGCCGAGACCTCCATCTTCATCACGCCCGGCTACCGCTTCCGCGCTGTCGACGTGCTGATGACCAATTTCCACCTGCCGCGCTCGACCCTCTTCATGCTCGTCTCCGCCTTTGCCGGGCTCGACACCATGAGGGCGGCCTATGCGCGCGCCATCGCCACCGGCTACCGGTTCTATTCCTACGGCGACGGCTCGCTTCTCTTCCGCGAGGACGCGCGATGA
- the tgt gene encoding tRNA guanosine(34) transglycosylase Tgt, whose protein sequence is MTGFSFAIAARDGAARTGVVSTPRGPIRTPAFMPVGTQATVKGMYMDQVKALGADVILGNTYHLMLRPGAERIAKLGGLHRFGGWTGPILTDSGGFQVMSLAKLRKLTEQGVTFSSHVDGSRFELTPERSVEIQGLLGADIQMQLDECVALPNERAAIDKAMQLSLRWAERSKRAFEAQPEGRALFGIVQGGDQPDLRIASARALAAMDFPGYSIGGLAVGEPQEVMLAMIEAVMPHLPEEKPHYLMGVGTPDDLLAAVARGVDMFDCVMPTRNGRHGQAFTRFGKVNFRNARHAEDPRPLDETSSCPAARDYSRAYLHHLVRTEEMLGSMLITWINLAYYQELMAGAREAIARGAYADYMAAVREGWARGDIAPWQG, encoded by the coding sequence ATGACCGGCTTCTCCTTCGCCATCGCCGCCCGCGACGGCGCCGCCCGCACCGGCGTCGTCTCGACGCCGCGCGGCCCGATCCGCACGCCCGCCTTCATGCCCGTCGGCACCCAGGCGACGGTGAAGGGCATGTACATGGATCAGGTGAAGGCGCTCGGCGCCGACGTGATCCTCGGCAACACCTATCACCTCATGCTGCGCCCCGGCGCCGAGCGGATCGCGAAACTCGGCGGCCTGCACCGCTTCGGCGGCTGGACCGGTCCGATCCTCACCGATTCCGGTGGCTTCCAGGTCATGTCGCTGGCCAAGCTCCGCAAGCTCACCGAACAGGGCGTGACCTTCTCCAGCCATGTCGACGGCTCCCGCTTCGAGCTGACGCCGGAGCGCTCGGTGGAGATCCAGGGCCTGCTCGGCGCCGACATCCAGATGCAGCTCGACGAGTGCGTGGCGCTGCCCAACGAGCGCGCCGCCATCGACAAGGCCATGCAGCTCTCGCTGCGCTGGGCCGAGCGCTCGAAGCGCGCCTTCGAGGCGCAGCCGGAGGGCCGGGCGCTGTTCGGCATCGTCCAGGGTGGCGATCAGCCGGACCTGCGCATCGCCAGCGCCCGGGCGCTCGCCGCCATGGACTTTCCCGGCTATTCCATCGGCGGCCTCGCGGTCGGCGAGCCGCAGGAGGTCATGCTGGCGATGATCGAGGCGGTGATGCCGCACCTGCCGGAGGAGAAGCCGCACTACCTCATGGGCGTCGGCACGCCGGACGACCTCCTGGCGGCAGTGGCGCGGGGCGTCGACATGTTCGACTGCGTCATGCCCACCCGCAACGGCCGCCACGGCCAGGCCTTCACGCGTTTCGGCAAGGTCAACTTCCGCAATGCCCGCCACGCCGAGGATCCGCGCCCCCTCGACGAGACCTCGTCCTGCCCGGCGGCGCGCGACTATTCCAGGGCCTATCTGCACCACCTCGTGCGCACCGAGGAGATGCTCGGCTCCATGCTGATCACCTGGATCAACCTCGCCTATTACCAGGAGCTGATGGCCGGCGCCCGCGAGGCGATCGCGCGGGGAGCTTACGCCGACTACATGGCCGCGGTGAGGGAAGGCTGGGCCAGGGGCGACATCGCGCCCTGGCAGGGGTGA